In a single window of the Verrucomicrobiaceae bacterium genome:
- a CDS encoding choice-of-anchor D domain-containing protein — MIASQLGRPILSYFLAWVVLVAASLGRAAPYEWTWVAGSSTAGLPEVYGTKGVAALGNRPADGGVSGRDSTGKVWLYSNNNVWRYDPATGFWTWLNGEGAGVPAANWGTKGVEAPTNHPGSRILAIMAWDQSGRLWLYGGARADINGQTGDLNDLWRYDGNTNQWTWMTGGNVRFSFSGTYGTRNVAAASNHPGARNSAAATVDAQGRFLFFGGNGQAPMADLWRYDPTTNWWTWIGGSSSTLVIGVYGTQGVPSTSNRIGSRRHGTTLWTREDGTVWLFGGFGFDSNSSMFEMPQNDLWRFQPATNEWTWMAGSSLGNFTTNMNGWRGTYGTKGVEAAANTPGSRVHAGGVVDAQGQLWLIGGNGLDAVEPQSTGNLNDVWRFSPQTGQWAWMAGSDLRGQAAVFGTLGVPAPANTPFARTYNNPALWHDPSGSLRFIGGGGTADIWSFELPVAPEIRVTRGVADVVDGLALQVTDAPSGGSSQTVLTITNTGTSALTSIAASLSGTHAAEYSLTGPAVTTLAAGESTTITIAFTPAAAGQRTAALSITSNDTDENPYDIALSGIYASPEIAVEQPVGTNLTDGSGSLSLPTTNVGSSSAATTFTIRNTGSADLSGISITKDGSHPGDFSVSTPPATIAPGGSATFTVTFSPALGGTRTSAIHITSNDADENPFDISLTATGNGPEIGVEYPTSTPLVDGVSSVTLPATNVGSSSTVQTFTVRNTGNTSLTGISITKDGANSAEFTVSTPVTSISAGSSATFTVTFSPIGAGGARTAAIHIASNDFDENPFDITLNATANAPEIVVEQPVGSGLTDGAATLTFLTTNVSSTSAATTVTIRNTGTGPLTGISLSKTGTSSAEFNVSTPVTSLAAGASTTFTITFAPAAGGTRTAALLIASNDLDENPFDITLTGTGNAPEIEIEQPVGTVLVDGVSTVTLPAAGVGATSTQSTFTVRNLGIAPLTGFSITKDGTNSADFSVSSPGTSIARGESAIFNVTFAPSAVGTRTAAIHFFSNDSNESPFDIALTGQGLTPPPGAVDLSSPINSLFPQVACMQPDGKILLGGGFSSVLGTPRNRLARLNANETLDFGFDPGANNSVTALTVQMDGKILVGGSFPQIAGASRNYLARLNPDGSLDSAFDPGVNGDVWSLTLQRDGKVIIAGSFNAVAGTTRNYMARLNADGSLDTTFNPSPSGDVFVTRVLPDGKIYAGGYFGTIGGLGRLYLARLNPDGTADPAFNANVNSYVIDIAPLPQGKVMIGGYFSLAGGASRARIARLEANGSADPAFTIGTGGGYNYVLSLLPQADGKVIVSGEFASIGVHARSNIGRVNPDNTVDLTFNPNPQYGTSTPLLLKSGQLFISGDFPARSGLVRLINDPATESLVIDSTSKVRWLRSGSSPEANSASFELSSNGGATWQPLGYGERINGGWEINALSLPASGQIRARAYYTVSGYQKTSGSMAQTLQSYSGAVDKPEIALEQPASANLLDGGSRHFGDVLVGTTSEMVFTLKNTGNTPLTGLSLTKDGPEAAQYTVSAIPTSLAAQSSTTFTVTFAPTGTGAPSAAIHIASNDEDENPFDLTLSGFGLSPEISVENSFGALLNDGVSTINLPTTSVGSNSAAQTLTIVNMGTAPLTGISITKDGANGAEFTVSTPVTSLAVGAAATFTVAFSPTGSGGARSAAIHIASSDLDENPFTIALTGTANAPEIEVEQPAGSGLVDGASTVDYGPVLVGSNLVRTFTIRNSGALTLSGLSLSKAGTDSANFTLGSLSVSSLAAGATTTFTVTFAPGATVTRNAIVRVASNDFDENPFDIAVTGVGVVPEIAIEQPVGTNLTDGVSTVTYGAVNVGGNVTQSFTVRNTGASALTGLALSKAGTNTADFTLGTLSVTTLNPGESTAFDVTFAPQAYGSRSAILRVASSDADENPFDITLTGTGLATEIVVEQPVGTNVGDGGSRSFGSVLLGGSASLSFTIKNIGNIDLTDLSITKDGANAEEFTITASPTAPVSGPSGSTTFTVQFTPTALGLRSAAIHIASNDIDESPFDILLTGTGTSPEIVVEYPAGTGLQDGVSVISLPTTNVASLSNITVTLRNTGTATLTGISISKDGDHSSDFGVSTPATVLNAGSSATFSVSFTPTALGTRSAAIHISSSDLDENPFDIVLTGTGTSPEVEIEHPAGVGLVDGVSSIDYGPLLVGSTQVKTFTVRNTGTSSLTSLALSKTGTNSSLFTLSSLSTTTLAIGASTTFTVTYAPNAVAAHGATIRLSSNDLDESPFDIAVTGSGIAPEIAIEAPVGTNLIDNGSTITFPATVAGSSSDPVIFTVRNTGSAPLAGLALSKVGTNTADFLLGTLGATSLAPTESTTFTVIFSPTAGGTRSATLRVASNDTDENPFDIALSGTATAPTISIEQPANFALTSGSSVIDFGELPPGSPIGRSFRIRNTGTAPLTNLVLTKAGANPGDFSIGTPATTTIAPGAFTTVSVIFNPVDGGYRSAILNIASNATNVSNFIVNLTGAGLGPEIVVTTSVPYTTLNLVDGDYQLDLLHCAVGDSNYHTVIIRNDGLLDLTNLAITFTGTASTEFSVPALTTTTLAPGQSTAIYIYFNPLIVGERLATIHIASNDYSESSFEIGLKGTGLTRYYAWSLQYFGFWWPGYPPFLLGEYEDHQDPDGDGITNLMEFATGQHPLNSTTPVQSFTRGTGGECIFTYQRSKAAVADGLLFTVQHNATLDPAGWSSLGVTETILSDDGTLETVQATIPAPTGSACFTRLRVQRP; from the coding sequence ATGATCGCGAGTCAGCTAGGTCGGCCCATCCTCTCTTATTTCCTCGCATGGGTCGTCTTGGTGGCGGCATCCCTGGGACGTGCGGCACCTTATGAGTGGACCTGGGTGGCTGGCAGCAGCACGGCTGGGCTGCCGGAGGTCTATGGAACGAAAGGCGTGGCCGCGCTCGGCAATAGGCCCGCTGATGGTGGAGTGAGCGGGCGGGACAGCACGGGAAAGGTCTGGCTCTATTCAAACAACAACGTCTGGCGGTATGATCCCGCCACGGGCTTCTGGACGTGGCTGAATGGCGAAGGAGCGGGTGTGCCTGCCGCAAACTGGGGAACAAAGGGGGTGGAAGCACCGACGAATCATCCCGGTTCTCGAATACTCGCCATCATGGCATGGGATCAAAGTGGCAGGCTCTGGCTGTATGGCGGAGCCAGGGCCGACATCAACGGTCAGACTGGCGATTTGAATGACCTGTGGCGCTACGATGGCAACACGAATCAATGGACGTGGATGACCGGAGGCAATGTGCGCTTCAGTTTCAGCGGCACCTACGGCACGCGGAATGTGGCCGCAGCTTCGAACCATCCTGGAGCGCGAAACAGTGCTGCTGCCACGGTGGACGCGCAGGGGCGCTTTCTTTTTTTCGGAGGCAATGGCCAAGCTCCCATGGCGGATCTCTGGCGTTACGACCCGACGACGAATTGGTGGACCTGGATCGGAGGTAGTTCGAGTACACTTGTGATCGGTGTTTATGGGACACAGGGAGTGCCCTCGACGTCGAACCGCATCGGCTCCCGGCGTCATGGGACGACGCTTTGGACACGCGAGGATGGCACGGTCTGGTTGTTCGGCGGTTTTGGGTTCGATAGCAATTCGAGCATGTTTGAGATGCCGCAGAATGACTTGTGGCGCTTTCAGCCGGCCACGAATGAATGGACGTGGATGGCGGGATCATCGCTGGGAAACTTCACCACCAACATGAATGGCTGGCGTGGCACCTACGGCACCAAGGGCGTCGAAGCCGCGGCGAACACGCCAGGCTCACGCGTGCATGCCGGAGGTGTTGTTGATGCTCAGGGACAGCTTTGGCTCATCGGTGGCAACGGTCTGGATGCGGTGGAGCCGCAATCAACGGGCAATTTGAACGATGTGTGGCGCTTCTCGCCGCAGACCGGCCAGTGGGCCTGGATGGCCGGCTCGGACCTGCGTGGTCAAGCGGCGGTGTTTGGCACCCTGGGCGTGCCAGCGCCTGCGAACACGCCGTTTGCCCGGACTTACAACAACCCAGCCCTGTGGCACGATCCCAGCGGCAGCTTGCGCTTCATCGGCGGTGGCGGCACAGCGGATATTTGGAGCTTTGAGCTGCCCGTGGCTCCGGAAATCCGTGTGACGCGGGGCGTGGCGGATGTCGTGGATGGATTAGCCCTTCAGGTGACAGACGCGCCCTCCGGCGGCTCCTCGCAGACGGTGCTCACGATCACGAATACCGGCACCTCCGCGCTCACAAGTATTGCTGCCTCTCTGTCGGGCACCCATGCGGCGGAATACAGCCTGACGGGGCCGGCGGTGACCACGCTGGCAGCGGGTGAGAGCACCACGATCACGATTGCCTTCACGCCAGCGGCGGCCGGGCAGCGCACGGCGGCGCTCAGCATCACTTCCAATGACACGGATGAGAACCCTTACGACATCGCTTTGAGCGGCATCTATGCCTCACCCGAAATCGCGGTGGAGCAGCCAGTCGGCACAAACCTGACCGATGGCAGCGGCAGCCTCTCTCTGCCGACGACGAATGTGGGCAGCAGCAGCGCGGCCACCACCTTCACCATCCGCAATACCGGCAGCGCCGATCTCAGCGGCATCAGCATCACCAAGGATGGCTCCCACCCGGGTGATTTCAGCGTTTCCACGCCACCGGCGACTATCGCTCCAGGCGGCAGCGCCACATTCACGGTCACGTTCAGTCCCGCTTTGGGCGGCACACGCACCTCGGCCATACACATCACCAGCAATGACGCGGATGAGAATCCCTTCGACATCAGCCTCACGGCCACTGGCAATGGTCCTGAGATCGGCGTCGAGTATCCGACGAGCACGCCGCTCGTGGACGGAGTCTCCAGCGTCACCCTGCCAGCCACCAACGTCGGCAGCAGCAGCACCGTACAGACCTTCACCGTGCGAAACACCGGTAATACCTCGCTCACCGGCATCAGCATCACCAAGGACGGCGCGAACAGCGCGGAGTTCACCGTGAGCACGCCGGTGACGAGCATCTCGGCGGGGTCGAGTGCCACTTTCACCGTCACGTTTTCACCAATAGGTGCGGGAGGAGCCCGAACGGCTGCCATCCACATCGCCAGCAATGATTTCGATGAGAACCCCTTCGACATCACTCTTAACGCCACAGCGAATGCGCCGGAGATCGTGGTGGAGCAGCCTGTGGGCAGCGGTTTGACGGATGGAGCGGCCACTTTGACCTTCCTGACCACCAACGTGAGTTCGACTAGCGCCGCCACCACGGTGACGATCCGCAATACCGGGACCGGACCGCTTACGGGCATCAGTCTTTCCAAAACGGGCACCAGCAGCGCGGAGTTCAATGTGAGCACACCTGTGACGAGTCTGGCTGCGGGAGCCAGCACCACCTTCACGATTACCTTCGCTCCGGCAGCGGGAGGCACCCGCACGGCTGCGCTGCTCATCGCAAGCAATGACTTGGACGAGAATCCCTTCGACATCACACTCACTGGCACCGGTAATGCGCCGGAGATCGAAATCGAGCAGCCGGTCGGCACCGTGTTGGTCGATGGCGTCTCCACCGTGACGCTGCCAGCGGCCGGCGTCGGCGCAACGAGCACGCAAAGCACCTTTACCGTGCGAAACCTGGGCATTGCGCCTCTGACGGGCTTCAGCATCACCAAGGACGGAACGAACAGCGCGGACTTCTCCGTGTCGTCTCCCGGAACGAGCATCGCCCGAGGCGAATCCGCCATTTTTAATGTCACCTTCGCTCCGTCAGCTGTCGGCACCCGGACAGCGGCGATTCATTTTTTCAGCAATGACAGCAACGAGAGCCCCTTCGACATCGCACTGACCGGCCAGGGGCTCACGCCACCTCCGGGCGCGGTGGATTTGAGCTCTCCAATCAACAGTCTATTCCCCCAAGTCGCCTGCATGCAGCCTGACGGCAAGATCCTGCTCGGTGGCGGATTTTCTTCCGTGCTTGGCACTCCGCGCAACAGGCTGGCCCGTTTAAATGCGAATGAGACACTGGACTTCGGTTTTGATCCCGGGGCCAACAATTCTGTGACCGCGCTAACGGTACAGATGGATGGCAAGATACTCGTGGGAGGTAGTTTCCCCCAGATCGCAGGAGCCAGCCGCAATTACTTGGCAAGACTGAACCCGGACGGAAGCCTGGATAGCGCCTTTGATCCTGGCGTGAATGGCGATGTATGGAGCCTCACCCTTCAGCGGGATGGGAAGGTAATCATCGCGGGCAGTTTCAATGCTGTGGCAGGTACGACGAGGAACTACATGGCGCGGCTAAACGCCGATGGCAGCCTGGACACCACGTTTAATCCAAGCCCGAGTGGCGATGTCTTCGTCACCCGTGTGCTGCCCGACGGCAAAATCTATGCTGGCGGGTATTTTGGCACCATTGGAGGACTCGGACGACTTTATCTTGCCCGCCTCAATCCTGACGGCACTGCCGACCCGGCTTTCAACGCCAATGTGAACTCATATGTGATTGATATCGCCCCGCTTCCACAGGGGAAGGTCATGATTGGCGGCTATTTTAGTTTAGCTGGTGGTGCTTCACGGGCAAGGATTGCGCGTCTTGAGGCAAACGGCAGTGCGGACCCAGCCTTCACTATCGGGACTGGAGGTGGCTACAACTATGTGTTGTCCCTGCTCCCGCAGGCGGATGGCAAGGTCATCGTGAGTGGCGAGTTTGCATCCATCGGAGTCCATGCCCGGAGCAACATCGGGCGGGTGAATCCGGACAACACGGTGGACCTCACTTTCAATCCCAACCCGCAGTACGGCACGAGCACCCCCTTGCTGCTCAAAAGCGGGCAGTTGTTCATCTCCGGCGACTTCCCCGCCAGGTCAGGACTGGTCAGGCTGATTAACGACCCGGCGACAGAGTCGCTGGTCATCGACAGCACGAGCAAGGTCCGATGGCTGCGCAGCGGTTCCTCGCCGGAGGCCAACTCAGCGAGCTTTGAGCTTTCCAGCAACGGGGGAGCGACCTGGCAGCCTCTCGGATACGGTGAACGCATCAATGGCGGATGGGAGATCAATGCGCTCTCGCTGCCAGCCAGCGGCCAGATCCGTGCCCGTGCTTACTATACGGTGAGCGGTTATCAGAAAACATCCGGCAGCATGGCGCAAACCCTACAGTCTTACTCCGGTGCTGTGGACAAACCAGAGATTGCTCTCGAACAGCCTGCTTCGGCTAATTTGCTCGATGGCGGCAGTCGTCACTTTGGAGATGTCCTGGTAGGGACCACAAGTGAGATGGTCTTCACGCTCAAGAACACGGGCAACACCCCGTTGACCGGCCTTTCGCTCACCAAGGACGGACCGGAAGCTGCTCAGTACACGGTCAGCGCCATCCCCACATCGCTAGCGGCGCAGAGCAGTACGACGTTCACGGTGACTTTTGCTCCGACAGGCACTGGAGCACCCAGCGCCGCCATCCACATCGCCAGCAATGATGAAGATGAGAATCCGTTTGATCTGACGCTCTCTGGCTTCGGACTCAGTCCTGAGATCAGCGTGGAGAATTCTTTTGGCGCATTGCTCAATGACGGCGTTTCCACGATCAACCTGCCAACGACCAGCGTCGGCAGCAACAGCGCCGCGCAGACCCTTACTATCGTCAACATGGGGACCGCGCCGCTCACGGGCATCAGTATCACCAAGGACGGTGCGAACGGTGCCGAATTCACTGTCAGCACGCCGGTGACGAGCCTCGCCGTGGGCGCGGCAGCGACCTTCACCGTCGCGTTCTCTCCCACAGGCAGCGGCGGAGCCAGATCAGCGGCCATCCACATCGCCAGCAGCGATTTGGACGAAAACCCGTTCACCATCGCACTCACGGGCACGGCCAATGCGCCGGAGATCGAGGTGGAGCAGCCTGCGGGCAGCGGACTCGTCGATGGCGCGAGCACCGTGGACTACGGCCCGGTGCTCGTCGGCAGCAATTTGGTCCGCACCTTCACGATTCGGAATTCGGGTGCCCTGACGCTCTCAGGGCTGAGTTTGAGCAAAGCGGGTACCGACAGTGCGAATTTCACCCTCGGCTCGCTTTCTGTATCCAGCTTGGCCGCTGGGGCTACCACGACCTTCACCGTGACTTTTGCGCCAGGGGCTACCGTAACACGAAATGCCATCGTGCGTGTCGCGAGCAATGATTTCGATGAAAACCCCTTCGACATCGCCGTGACCGGTGTCGGCGTGGTGCCTGAGATCGCCATCGAGCAGCCGGTGGGCACGAATCTGACCGATGGAGTCTCCACAGTCACTTATGGAGCCGTGAATGTGGGCGGGAACGTCACGCAGTCCTTCACCGTGCGGAACACCGGCGCTTCTGCGCTCACCGGCCTCGCTTTGAGCAAAGCGGGCACCAATACGGCTGACTTCACGCTCGGCACCCTCAGCGTCACCACGCTGAATCCTGGCGAGAGCACGGCGTTCGATGTCACCTTCGCCCCGCAGGCCTATGGCAGCCGCAGCGCCATCCTGCGAGTGGCCAGCAGTGATGCAGATGAAAACCCTTTCGACATCACACTCACCGGAACCGGACTCGCCACCGAGATCGTGGTGGAGCAGCCCGTAGGGACGAATGTCGGCGATGGTGGCAGTAGGAGCTTCGGCTCCGTGTTGCTCGGTGGCAGCGCCAGTTTGAGCTTTACCATCAAAAACATCGGCAACATCGACCTGACCGACCTCAGCATCACCAAGGATGGAGCAAATGCCGAGGAGTTCACGATCACTGCCTCACCCACCGCTCCGGTGTCCGGCCCCTCCGGCAGCACGACCTTCACAGTGCAATTCACGCCCACCGCGCTCGGTTTGCGGTCAGCGGCCATCCACATCGCCAGCAATGACATAGATGAGAGTCCCTTTGACATCCTGCTCACTGGCACCGGCACCTCGCCAGAGATCGTGGTCGAGTATCCGGCTGGCACCGGCTTGCAGGACGGCGTTTCGGTCATCAGCCTGCCTACCACGAATGTCGCCAGCCTCAGCAACATCACCGTTACCCTGCGCAATACCGGCACCGCCACGCTCACCGGCATCAGCATCAGTAAAGATGGCGATCACAGCAGTGACTTCGGCGTCTCCACCCCGGCCACGGTGCTGAATGCAGGCTCCAGCGCCACCTTCAGCGTGAGCTTTACGCCCACCGCCCTCGGCACACGCAGCGCCGCCATTCACATCTCCAGCAGTGACTTGGATGAAAATCCCTTCGACATCGTCCTCACCGGCACCGGCACCTCGCCCGAGGTCGAGATCGAGCATCCGGCAGGCGTGGGCCTCGTCGATGGCGTTTCCAGCATCGACTATGGTCCCCTGCTCGTCGGCTCCACACAGGTGAAAACCTTCACCGTGCGCAACACCGGCACCAGCAGCCTCACCAGCCTCGCCTTGAGCAAAACCGGCACGAACAGCAGCCTCTTCACGCTTTCCAGCCTGAGCACCACCACGCTTGCCATCGGAGCCAGCACCACCTTCACCGTCACCTACGCTCCGAACGCCGTCGCGGCTCACGGCGCCACCATCCGCCTCTCCAGCAATGATTTGGATGAAAGCCCCTTCGACATCGCTGTGACCGGCAGCGGCATCGCGCCAGAGATCGCCATCGAGGCGCCGGTGGGCACCAATCTCATCGACAACGGCTCCACCATCACCTTCCCAGCCACCGTGGCAGGCAGCAGCAGCGATCCCGTCATCTTCACCGTGAGGAACACCGGCAGCGCCCCGCTCGCCGGCCTAGCTTTGTCCAAAGTGGGCACGAACACTGCGGACTTCCTCCTCGGCACGCTAGGAGCCACTTCCCTGGCACCCACCGAGAGCACCACCTTCACCGTCATCTTCTCCCCCACCGCGGGCGGCACACGCAGCGCCACGCTCCGCGTCGCCAGCAATGACACCGATGAAAATCCCTTCGACATCGCCCTCAGCGGCACCGCCACCGCTCCGACAATCTCCATCGAGCAACCTGCGAACTTCGCCCTCACCAGCGGCAGCTCCGTGATCGACTTTGGCGAGCTACCACCCGGCTCCCCCATCGGTCGCTCCTTCCGCATTCGGAACACCGGCACCGCACCGCTCACCAATCTCGTTTTGACCAAAGCCGGAGCCAATCCAGGCGACTTCAGCATCGGCACACCTGCTACCACCACCATCGCCCCAGGAGCCTTCACCACCGTCTCCGTCATCTTCAATCCGGTCGATGGAGGCTATCGTAGCGCCATCCTCAACATCGCCAGCAATGCGACAAACGTGAGTAACTTTATCGTGAATCTGACCGGTGCTGGACTGGGGCCGGAAATAGTGGTCACAACCTCGGTGCCTTACACGACGCTCAATTTGGTGGATGGCGACTACCAACTGGACTTGCTCCACTGCGCTGTCGGGGATTCCAATTACCACACGGTCATCATCAGGAATGATGGCCTGCTCGACTTAACAAATCTGGCAATCACCTTTACAGGAACTGCCAGCACCGAGTTTTCCGTTCCCGCGCTGACCACGACTACGCTTGCTCCAGGACAAAGCACGGCCATCTACATCTACTTTAATCCTCTTATTGTCGGTGAGCGGTTGGCGACAATTCACATCGCCAGTAATGATTACAGCGAGTCATCTTTTGAAATCGGGCTTAAAGGCACTGGTTTGACCAGATACTATGCCTGGAGCCTCCAATACTTTGGATTCTGGTGGCCAGGTTATCCTCCGTTTTTATTAGGAGAATATGAAGACCACCAAGACCCCGATGGCGACGGCATCACCAACCTCATGGAATTCGCCACCGGCCAGCATCCGCTCAACAGCACCACACCAGTGCAGAGCTTCACCCGCGGCACCGGCGGCGAGTGCATCTTCACCTACCAGCGATCCAAAGCCGCTGTGGCTGACGGCCTCCTTTTCACCGTTCAGCACAATGCCACTCTCGATCCCGCCGGCTGGAGCAGCCTTGGCGTGACCGAAACCATCCTCAGCGACGACGGCACCCTGGAAACCGTGCAGGCCACCATCCCCGCTCCGACAGGCAGCGCCTGCTTCACACGGCTGCGGGTGCAGCGCCCGTGA